A single genomic interval of uncultured Desulfobulbus sp. harbors:
- a CDS encoding recombinase family protein has protein sequence MVKAYGYCRVSGVGQIDGNGFERQEAAISEFGKLANIEITKIYREQVSGTKDEEFREVFQEMIAEILKNGVRTIVVEGLDRLAREYRVQEQLLIYLVSKEITLIDCRTGENVTEAISSDPMKKAMVQIQGIFAELEKNLLVKKLRIAREAKRKTEGKCEGRKGWTEQAEKRDLILGEIRRLRRKPKKQDRMTYVEVAKRLNERALEDDQYTTITGKPWSGPMVQNFIQRYEKK, from the coding sequence ATGGTAAAAGCCTATGGATATTGCCGGGTTTCCGGTGTTGGCCAGATTGATGGCAATGGGTTTGAGCGGCAGGAAGCAGCAATCTCAGAATTTGGAAAGTTGGCCAACATTGAGATAACCAAGATTTACCGGGAACAGGTATCAGGGACCAAGGATGAAGAGTTCCGGGAAGTGTTTCAGGAGATGATAGCTGAGATACTTAAAAATGGAGTTCGGACAATAGTGGTTGAGGGGTTGGATCGGTTAGCTCGGGAATACCGGGTCCAGGAACAGCTCTTGATTTATCTGGTATCCAAAGAGATCACATTGATTGATTGCCGGACTGGGGAAAATGTGACAGAGGCCATCAGTTCTGACCCAATGAAGAAAGCTATGGTTCAGATCCAGGGAATCTTCGCTGAACTGGAAAAGAATCTTCTTGTTAAAAAGCTGAGGATTGCTCGGGAGGCCAAACGAAAGACGGAGGGGAAGTGTGAGGGAAGGAAAGGATGGACCGAACAGGCTGAGAAGAGAGATCTGATCCTTGGGGAAATCAGGAGACTTCGGAGAAAACCCAAGAAACAGGACCGAATGACCTATGTTGAAGTAGCTAAGAGATTGAATGAGAGAGCATTAGAGGATGACCAGTACACCACTATTACCGGGAAACCATGGTCGGGACCAATGGTTCAGAACTTCATCCAAAGATATGAGAAGAAGTGA
- a CDS encoding YifB family Mg chelatase-like AAA ATPase, with the protein MLAKVNSCAVSGVDGLPIQVEVDLSLGLPSFSTVGLAEGAVREAKDRVRAAIKNGGYDFPQRRITVNLAPASVKKEGTGYDLPIALGILAAGGLISAEQLEPMAMVGELSLDGSVKPVSGVLPMALAARDQGFSRFLVPLANVAEAAIVRGLEVYGIERLDQAVEFCAGRTLLAPLALDPAELFAAQEGYGIDFADVKGQEAVKRAMEIAAAGGHNLLLSGIPGTGKTMMARRLPTIMPDLSLEEAIETTKVFSTAGLLPEKTPLLVTRPFRAPHHTVSDAGLIGGGQVPRPGEVSLAHNGVLFLDELPEFKKHVLEVLRQPLEDGTVTIARASTSLSFPARFTLVGAMNPCPTGQAIH; encoded by the coding sequence ATGCTCGCCAAGGTAAACAGCTGTGCGGTCAGCGGGGTCGATGGTCTGCCTATCCAGGTCGAGGTTGATCTGTCCCTGGGGCTGCCTTCTTTTTCCACGGTCGGCCTGGCCGAGGGGGCGGTGCGTGAGGCCAAGGACCGGGTGCGGGCTGCCATAAAAAATGGCGGTTATGACTTTCCCCAGCGGCGAATAACCGTCAACCTGGCACCGGCCTCGGTCAAAAAAGAGGGCACCGGCTATGACCTGCCGATCGCGCTTGGTATTCTTGCCGCCGGTGGCCTGATTTCCGCTGAGCAACTTGAACCGATGGCTATGGTCGGCGAACTGAGCCTGGATGGCAGTGTCAAGCCGGTGTCCGGTGTCCTGCCCATGGCATTGGCCGCCCGCGACCAGGGATTCAGCCGTTTTCTCGTGCCCCTTGCAAATGTGGCCGAAGCAGCCATTGTTCGGGGATTGGAGGTGTACGGTATTGAGCGGCTTGACCAGGCGGTTGAATTCTGCGCCGGTCGTACCCTGCTTGCGCCGCTTGCCCTTGACCCGGCCGAACTTTTCGCGGCCCAAGAAGGGTATGGTATCGATTTCGCTGATGTCAAGGGGCAGGAGGCGGTCAAACGGGCCATGGAGATCGCTGCCGCCGGCGGGCATAATCTTCTGTTGAGCGGCATCCCGGGGACGGGGAAGACCATGATGGCCAGACGCCTGCCGACCATCATGCCCGATCTCAGTCTGGAGGAGGCCATCGAAACCACCAAAGTGTTTTCCACCGCCGGCTTGCTTCCGGAAAAGACACCGCTTCTGGTGACCCGCCCCTTTCGCGCGCCGCACCATACCGTGTCCGATGCCGGCCTGATCGGCGGCGGCCAGGTTCCGCGTCCCGGCGAGGTTTCCCTGGCCCACAACGGTGTCCTTTTTCTCGATGAGTTGCCCGAATTTAAAAAACACGTCCTGGAGGTGCTGCGCCAGCCTCTCGAGGACGGCACGGTCACCATTGCCCGCGCCTCCACCAGCCTCAGCTTTCCGGCCCGGTTCACCCTGGTGGGGGCCATGAATCCCTGCCCAACGGGACAAGCAATTCATTGA
- a CDS encoding tRNA1(Val) (adenine(37)-N6)-methyltransferase: MPHVVPRPAITRDTLFAGSLVCNQPTQGYRFSIDAVLVAQFVQPKAHHNVLDLGCGSGIVGLILAYRSAELTVHGLEIQPELACLARENICANGWSGRMQIIEGDACAIEGSIQAETYDLVVCNPPYGTANGGRINPNPQAANARHELCGSLEDFVHAAAFTVRNRGTVVFVYPARRGAALLHILSCNRLTPKRMQPVYSYPEAQTARLLLIEAVKNGGEQFEIMAPFYVYHHKNGPYSQAMQALYLENPSCSPR, from the coding sequence TTGCCGCACGTTGTTCCCCGCCCCGCCATTACCCGTGACACGCTTTTTGCCGGTTCGCTGGTCTGCAATCAGCCGACACAGGGGTACCGATTTTCCATCGATGCAGTGCTTGTAGCCCAGTTTGTGCAGCCCAAAGCACACCACAATGTCCTGGATCTCGGTTGCGGCAGCGGCATTGTCGGACTTATCCTGGCCTACCGCTCTGCCGAACTGACGGTGCATGGACTGGAAATCCAACCGGAGTTGGCATGCCTTGCCCGGGAAAATATCTGCGCCAACGGCTGGAGTGGGCGCATGCAGATCATCGAAGGCGATGCATGTGCCATCGAAGGTTCCATCCAGGCGGAAACTTACGATCTGGTGGTCTGCAATCCTCCCTACGGTACAGCCAATGGCGGGCGCATCAACCCGAATCCCCAGGCTGCCAACGCCCGCCATGAACTGTGCGGTTCCCTGGAAGATTTTGTTCATGCCGCGGCCTTTACGGTGCGCAACCGCGGCACGGTGGTTTTCGTCTATCCCGCCAGGCGGGGGGCGGCCCTGCTGCATATCCTGAGCTGCAATCGCCTCACGCCCAAGCGGATGCAGCCGGTGTACTCCTACCCGGAAGCGCAGACCGCCCGCCTGCTCCTGATCGAGGCAGTGAAAAACGGGGGCGAACAGTTCGAGATCATGGCACCGTTTTATGTTTACCACCACAAAAATGGTCCGTACAGCCAGGCCATGCAGGCGCTTTACCTGGAGAATCCGTCATGCTCGCCAAGGTAA
- the tviB gene encoding Vi polysaccharide biosynthesis UDP-N-acetylglucosamine C-6 dehydrogenase TviB, protein MFNLDNVCIAIIGLGYVGLPLAVEFSKKRPTIGFDLKARRIDELRRHLDVTREVTREELQQAGNLEYSCEINDLRRCNVFIVAVPTPIDRNKRPDFTPLVKASETVAQVLKKEDVVIYESTVYPGATEEVCVPILERDSGLTFNQDFFAGYSPERINPGDHQHRLPTIVKVTSGSTPEVAEFVDKLYGMVITAGTFKASSMRVAEAAKVIENTQRDVNIALINELALIFNRLGIDTLEVLKAAGTKWNFLPFRPGLVGGHCIGVDPYYLTHKAQEVGYHPEMILAGRRLNDDMGRYIASETVKLMLKRRIHVADAHILVLGLTFKENCPDLRNTRVIDIIEELLTFGARIDVYDPWVDQEEARSLYKVNMIASLPQQRYDAVILAVAHEEFTRLSETELRAVCKSNAVIYDVKHALPQRVADGAL, encoded by the coding sequence ATGTTCAATCTAGACAACGTTTGTATCGCCATCATCGGTCTTGGCTATGTCGGCCTGCCCCTGGCCGTTGAATTCAGCAAAAAGCGGCCCACCATTGGTTTTGATCTCAAGGCCAGGCGTATCGATGAACTGCGCCGTCATCTTGACGTGACCCGGGAAGTCACCCGCGAGGAGTTGCAGCAGGCGGGCAACCTGGAGTATAGCTGCGAGATCAACGACCTCAGGAGATGCAACGTCTTTATCGTTGCCGTGCCCACGCCCATCGACCGCAACAAGCGCCCGGACTTCACTCCCTTGGTCAAGGCCTCGGAAACAGTGGCCCAGGTCTTGAAAAAAGAAGACGTGGTCATCTACGAATCCACCGTTTACCCTGGAGCAACCGAGGAGGTCTGCGTGCCGATCCTGGAGCGGGATTCCGGTTTGACCTTCAACCAGGACTTTTTCGCCGGGTACAGCCCGGAGCGAATCAACCCCGGCGATCATCAGCACCGGCTGCCGACCATTGTCAAGGTCACCTCCGGCTCCACTCCCGAGGTGGCGGAGTTTGTCGATAAACTCTACGGCATGGTGATCACCGCCGGGACCTTCAAGGCCAGTTCCATGCGGGTGGCCGAGGCCGCCAAGGTAATAGAGAACACCCAGCGCGACGTCAACATTGCCCTGATCAACGAACTCGCCCTGATCTTCAACCGGTTAGGCATCGATACCCTCGAAGTGCTCAAGGCAGCCGGAACCAAGTGGAACTTCCTGCCCTTTCGTCCCGGTCTGGTCGGCGGCCACTGTATCGGCGTCGATCCCTATTACCTCACCCACAAGGCCCAGGAGGTCGGCTACCACCCGGAGATGATCCTTGCCGGCCGCCGCCTCAACGATGATATGGGCCGCTACATTGCCTCCGAGACGGTCAAACTGATGCTCAAACGCCGCATCCATGTGGCCGATGCCCATATCCTCGTCCTTGGCCTGACCTTTAAGGAGAACTGCCCGGATCTGCGCAACACCCGGGTCATTGATATCATCGAGGAACTGCTCACCTTCGGCGCCAGAATCGATGTTTACGACCCCTGGGTCGATCAGGAAGAGGCCAGATCCCTCTACAAGGTGAACATGATCGCAAGCCTTCCGCAACAGCGCTACGATGCAGTGATCCTGGCGGTGGCCCATGAGGAATTTACCCGGCTTTCCGAAACTGAGCTCAGGGCCGTGTGTAAATCCAACGCGGTGATCTATGATGTCAAGCATGCCCTGCCCCAGAGAGTGGCTGACGGCGCACTGTAA
- a CDS encoding radical SAM protein: MATEPLLVSELFTSIQGESTWAGLPCLFVRLAGCNLRCSYCDARYTYEELGQPMEYASIMDRINQDPGTMVEITGGEPLCQIGVYPLMQELLLQERVVLLETNGSLPICAVPDGVHIIMDIKCPDSGMSEHNLGENLQVLGERRQRGCRDEIKFVLSSPGDFHWAKNMVEQHRLDRLLPVLFSPVTDRLAPLELANLLLEHRLNVNVRLQLQLHTLLWPHQNRGV, from the coding sequence ATGGCGACTGAGCCCCTGCTTGTTTCCGAACTGTTCACCTCCATTCAGGGGGAATCGACCTGGGCCGGCCTGCCCTGCCTCTTTGTCCGTCTTGCCGGTTGCAACCTGCGCTGCAGCTACTGCGATGCCCGCTATACCTATGAAGAACTCGGACAACCCATGGAATATGCGTCCATCATGGACAGGATCAACCAGGATCCGGGGACCATGGTCGAGATAACCGGAGGAGAGCCGCTGTGTCAAATTGGCGTCTACCCTCTGATGCAGGAGCTTCTCCTCCAAGAACGGGTCGTGCTGTTGGAAACCAACGGCAGCCTGCCGATCTGCGCGGTCCCTGACGGGGTGCATATCATCATGGACATCAAATGTCCGGATTCGGGTATGAGCGAACATAATCTGGGCGAAAACCTCCAGGTCCTTGGTGAGCGACGGCAGCGTGGGTGCCGTGATGAAATCAAGTTTGTCCTGAGTTCACCCGGCGATTTTCACTGGGCAAAAAATATGGTCGAACAACATCGGTTGGACCGGCTGCTGCCGGTTCTGTTCTCCCCGGTCACGGATCGGCTTGCACCGCTAGAACTGGCAAACCTGCTCCTTGAACATCGCCTCAACGTCAACGTTCGCCTTCAACTCCAACTGCATACCCTGCTCTGGCCACATCAAAACCGGGGAGTGTGA
- the queD gene encoding 6-carboxytetrahydropterin synthase QueD: MDVFIKTHFSGGHHLRAYPGNCENPHGHNWKVKVTVRADKLDKLGMGIDFKELKNTVNTVVDELDHRDLNQHPAFVEINPSSEHIAIYLFKTLQPRLKTDRYRLYSVEIRETDSSGVIYYGD, translated from the coding sequence ATGGATGTATTTATCAAGACCCATTTTTCCGGTGGCCATCATCTCCGCGCCTATCCGGGCAACTGTGAAAATCCGCACGGGCACAACTGGAAAGTCAAGGTGACGGTTCGTGCCGACAAACTCGATAAACTTGGAATGGGAATTGATTTCAAGGAGTTGAAAAACACCGTCAACACCGTGGTCGACGAGCTTGACCATCGCGACCTCAACCAGCATCCAGCCTTTGTTGAGATCAATCCTTCCTCCGAGCATATTGCCATCTATCTTTTTAAAACCCTGCAACCACGGCTGAAAACCGACCGCTATCGCCTCTACAGTGTTGAGATCCGGGAAACCGATTCCAGCGGCGTGATCTACTATGGCGACTGA